From a single Ischnura elegans chromosome 7, ioIscEleg1.1, whole genome shotgun sequence genomic region:
- the LOC124162182 gene encoding putative nuclease HARBI1 produces the protein MEIIDIVCRWQGSAHDARIFHNSRLKLKFETNEVKGILLGDSGYPLLPYLFTPVLRPVSASERRYNISHIRTRCTVERTFGVWKRRFPCLSMKLRVKLFTAQKVILACAVLHNVAMQNHDPMPDPVPAMPRLEVPLQRLQPVHGRPNAIRAAFIERHFGEEDNVLEPQNVA, from the exons atggaaataattGATATAGTTTGCAGATGGCAAGGTTCAGCTCATGATGCTAGAATTTTCCACAATAGTCGCCTTAAGCTGAAATTTGAGACCAATGAGGTGAAGGGCATCCTGCTAGGAGATAGTGGGTATCCTCTATTGCCATATCTTTTCACACCAGTTTTAAGACCAGTGTCTGCTTCTGAGAGGAg GTACAACATCTCCCACATTAGGACAAGGTGCACAGTGGAGCGTACATTTGGGGTGTGGAAACGTAGATTTCCATGCCTCAGTATGAAGCTCCGCGTGAAGTTATTTACTGCACAGAAGGTCATTTTGGCTTGTGCAGTTCTTCACAATGTGGCTATGCAGAATCATGATCCTATGCCTGATCCTGTGCCAGCTATGCCCAGGTTGGAAGTCCCTTTACAAAGACTCCAACCTGTTCACGGTCGCCCAAATGCCATCCGGGCGGCATTTATAGAGAGGCATTTTGGTGAAGAG gaCAATGTTCTTGAACCTCAGAACGTGGCATAG